A genomic region of Brevibacillus sp. JNUCC-41 contains the following coding sequences:
- a CDS encoding DUF1641 domain-containing protein, with amino-acid sequence MAAPITEIHNPITEEEIKLQKLEELKTLITDNEEALNNMFKIVNELNDSGVFEAATSMLQGKEQIAKIALQQITRQPVTNLINTLMGATGALMNADAAQSTKLLNSALAGIDEGNKFLQADKKIGVLDLMKTLNDPDINRAIGFGVHFLKGMGKELKE; translated from the coding sequence ATGGCAGCTCCTATTACGGAAATCCATAATCCCATTACTGAGGAAGAAATTAAGCTACAAAAACTCGAAGAACTGAAAACGCTGATCACCGATAATGAAGAGGCATTGAACAATATGTTTAAAATCGTCAATGAACTGAATGACTCGGGAGTATTCGAAGCCGCGACCTCCATGCTTCAAGGAAAAGAACAAATCGCGAAAATCGCTCTTCAACAAATCACAAGGCAGCCTGTCACAAACCTGATCAATACCCTAATGGGGGCAACCGGAGCCTTGATGAACGCCGATGCCGCACAATCCACGAAACTGCTTAACAGTGCACTTGCAGGAATCGATGAAGGAAACAAATTCCTTCAGGCAGATAAGAAGATCGGAGTTTTGGATTTAATGAAAACATTGAATGATCCAGACATAAACCGGGCGATCGGCTTTGGCGTACACTTCCTAAAGGGAATGGGCAAGGAATTAAAAGAATAG
- the fdhD gene encoding formate dehydrogenase accessory sulfurtransferase FdhD, which translates to MKAIESKRDIIRITKGNIGRTEDTIVTEYPVTVKINGQEFVTMVCTPEYIEDMVIGYLASEGIIKKYDEIKEIWVQEKEGFVHVKTDKVNPYFQDFQNKRYITSCCGMSRQGFVFVNDALTAKKMDNVSVKLTPDDCFRLMKDLQNSAVTFRNTGGVHNAALCDVDGLVLSRMDIGRHNALDKIYGHCLKNGISIEGKAIVFSGRISSEILLKVAKIGCELILSKSAPTELALELAEGLGITTVGFIRNDSLNIYTCPERIQLND; encoded by the coding sequence ATGAAAGCGATTGAAAGCAAGAGGGACATCATCCGGATAACCAAAGGTAACATCGGGCGGACGGAAGATACGATCGTAACGGAGTATCCCGTTACTGTCAAAATAAATGGCCAGGAATTCGTCACGATGGTGTGTACACCTGAATACATCGAGGATATGGTGATTGGCTATTTGGCTTCGGAAGGCATCATCAAAAAATATGATGAGATAAAAGAAATCTGGGTCCAGGAAAAAGAAGGCTTTGTTCATGTGAAGACAGATAAAGTGAATCCCTACTTCCAGGACTTTCAAAATAAGCGGTATATTACATCATGCTGCGGAATGAGCCGACAAGGGTTCGTCTTTGTGAATGATGCTTTGACGGCCAAGAAAATGGATAATGTTTCGGTGAAACTGACTCCAGATGACTGCTTCCGCTTGATGAAGGATTTACAAAATTCCGCTGTCACCTTCCGGAACACAGGAGGGGTACACAATGCCGCTTTATGTGATGTTGATGGCCTCGTATTAAGCAGGATGGACATCGGCCGGCATAATGCCTTGGACAAAATATACGGCCATTGCTTGAAAAATGGTATTTCGATAGAAGGGAAAGCTATCGTGTTCAGCGGCCGGATCTCATCGGAAATTCTCTTGAAGGTGGCGAAAATCGGCTGTGAACTGATTCTCTCGAAATCCGCTCCAACCGAATTGGCTTTGGAGTTGGCTGAAGGATTGGGAATCACCACGGTCGGGTTCATTCGTAATGATTCACTGAATATCTATACATGCCCTGAAAGAATACAATTGAATGACTGA
- the fdhF gene encoding formate dehydrogenase subunit alpha — protein sequence MSDSNITIKINGKDYTANEGATILEVINRNEIAHPQICYVPEVDPIQTCDTCIVEVNGKLVRSCSTKAAGGMDIALDSSKAKEAQTEAMDRILENHSLYCTVCDNNNGNCKLHNTAELMEIEHQKYPYTPKVELGAVDMSHPFYRYDANQCIACGQCVEVCQNLQVNETLSIDWEAERPRVIWDEGTEINNSSCVGCGQCVTICPCNALMEKSMLGEAGFMSGLKNDMLEPMIDLVKEVEPGYSGIFAISEIEAAMRDTRTKKTKTVCTFCGVGCTFEVWTKGRKILKVQPTHEAPVNAISTCVKGKFGWDFVNSEKRLTKPLIRKNGRFVESSWDEALDLVASRLGSIKQQYGGNSVGFISSSKITNEENYVIQKLARQMFETNNVDNCSRYCQSPATDGLFRTVGMGGDAGTIKDIAAAGLVIIVGANPAEGHPVLATRVKRAHKLHGQKLIVADIRKNEMAERSDIHISPKQGTDQVWLMAVTKYIIDQDWHDQEFINENVNFFDDYKEVLEKYTLEYAETHTGISRETLIQIAETIRDADGTCILWGMGVTQNTGASDTSAAISNLLLATGNYRRPGAGAYPLRGHNNVQGACDMGTLPTWLPGYQHVTDDVARAKFEKAYGVKIDGKPGLNNIEMLKAIEKGDMKAMYLVGEDMALVDADANHVDKVLSGLDFFVVQDIFLSRTAQYADVVLPGAPSLEKDGTFTNTERRVQRLYKALPTMGDSKADWEITQEIANRLGANWNYTHPSEIYEEMASLSPIFSQANYEVLEGWNSFLWGSHDGSNTPLLYVDGFNFPDKKARFALADWVEPHKFPEEYDLHINNGRMLEHFHEGNMTNKSNGIQSKVPDIFVEVSPELAKERKVGDGGLVRLVSPFGAVKLKALITDRVKKNELFLPMNSVDKDSAINFLTGPIYDQRTSTPAYKQTMVRMEVLSASGDIPLPGTNPRNKKRHPQNGVEVERKWARPGYVHLTDK from the coding sequence ATGAGCGATTCAAACATCACCATCAAAATAAATGGGAAGGATTATACCGCTAATGAAGGAGCGACAATTCTGGAGGTCATCAACCGAAATGAGATAGCTCATCCACAGATTTGTTATGTTCCTGAAGTGGATCCGATCCAAACATGCGACACATGCATCGTCGAAGTTAATGGGAAACTCGTCCGATCATGTTCGACAAAAGCAGCGGGCGGCATGGATATAGCCTTGGATTCAAGCAAGGCAAAAGAGGCCCAAACCGAAGCCATGGACCGGATCCTGGAAAACCATTCTTTATACTGTACTGTATGTGATAATAATAACGGAAATTGCAAACTGCATAACACAGCGGAATTAATGGAAATCGAACACCAAAAATATCCTTACACACCGAAAGTGGAATTGGGTGCCGTCGATATGTCCCATCCATTTTACCGCTATGATGCCAATCAATGCATCGCATGCGGCCAATGTGTCGAAGTCTGCCAGAACCTTCAGGTCAACGAGACGCTGTCCATCGACTGGGAAGCGGAACGCCCCCGGGTAATCTGGGATGAAGGAACGGAAATCAATAACTCATCTTGTGTAGGCTGCGGACAGTGTGTAACCATTTGTCCATGTAATGCATTAATGGAAAAATCGATGCTGGGTGAGGCTGGCTTCATGTCAGGTTTGAAAAACGATATGCTTGAACCAATGATTGACCTTGTCAAAGAAGTGGAACCTGGATACAGCGGGATTTTTGCCATTTCAGAGATTGAAGCGGCAATGCGTGATACACGGACGAAGAAGACAAAAACGGTCTGTACGTTCTGTGGGGTAGGATGCACATTCGAAGTCTGGACAAAAGGCCGTAAAATCCTTAAAGTCCAACCTACCCATGAAGCACCCGTCAATGCGATATCCACATGTGTCAAAGGGAAATTCGGCTGGGACTTCGTAAACTCGGAAAAACGTTTAACCAAGCCCCTGATTCGGAAAAATGGGAGATTCGTTGAATCAAGCTGGGATGAAGCACTTGATTTGGTTGCATCCAGACTTGGTTCGATCAAACAGCAATACGGCGGAAATTCAGTAGGCTTCATTTCCTCATCAAAGATCACGAATGAAGAAAACTATGTGATTCAAAAACTGGCACGTCAAATGTTCGAAACGAATAACGTCGACAATTGCTCGCGTTACTGTCAATCCCCGGCAACAGACGGACTGTTCCGTACGGTCGGCATGGGAGGAGATGCTGGTACGATTAAAGATATTGCCGCAGCAGGTCTTGTCATCATCGTTGGCGCTAACCCTGCAGAAGGCCATCCCGTATTGGCGACACGCGTAAAACGGGCACACAAGCTTCACGGACAAAAACTGATCGTAGCTGACATCCGCAAAAACGAAATGGCCGAACGCTCCGACATCCATATCAGTCCAAAACAAGGAACAGACCAGGTTTGGTTGATGGCGGTTACAAAATATATAATCGATCAAGACTGGCATGATCAAGAATTCATCAATGAAAATGTTAACTTCTTCGACGATTACAAAGAAGTACTTGAAAAATACACCCTGGAATATGCCGAAACACACACAGGCATTTCAAGAGAAACATTGATCCAAATAGCTGAGACCATTCGCGATGCAGACGGAACATGCATCCTCTGGGGAATGGGCGTTACACAAAACACCGGTGCATCCGATACTTCAGCGGCAATTTCCAACTTGCTATTGGCTACGGGTAACTACCGTCGTCCAGGAGCGGGAGCTTATCCGCTTCGCGGCCATAACAATGTACAGGGCGCTTGCGATATGGGTACCTTGCCAACATGGCTTCCAGGATATCAGCATGTTACCGATGACGTGGCACGTGCTAAATTCGAAAAAGCTTATGGAGTGAAAATCGATGGCAAACCAGGCTTGAACAATATTGAAATGCTCAAAGCGATAGAGAAAGGCGACATGAAGGCCATGTATCTCGTCGGAGAAGATATGGCACTTGTCGATGCGGATGCAAACCATGTTGATAAAGTGTTATCCGGATTGGATTTCTTTGTTGTCCAGGATATTTTCCTTTCAAGGACAGCCCAATATGCCGACGTGGTATTGCCAGGAGCCCCATCTCTTGAAAAAGACGGAACGTTCACCAATACGGAGCGCCGTGTACAGCGTTTATATAAAGCCCTTCCCACAATGGGGGATTCTAAAGCGGACTGGGAAATCACTCAAGAGATCGCCAACCGCTTAGGTGCAAATTGGAACTACACTCACCCTAGTGAAATCTATGAAGAAATGGCAAGCCTGTCACCGATATTCAGCCAAGCGAATTACGAGGTGCTGGAAGGATGGAACAGCTTCCTCTGGGGAAGCCATGATGGATCAAACACACCGCTTCTTTATGTGGATGGCTTCAACTTCCCTGATAAGAAAGCGCGCTTTGCACTGGCTGACTGGGTGGAACCTCATAAATTCCCGGAAGAATATGACCTTCATATCAATAACGGACGCATGCTGGAGCATTTCCATGAAGGCAATATGACGAACAAATCCAATGGAATCCAATCGAAAGTACCTGATATTTTCGTTGAGGTATCACCAGAACTTGCCAAAGAACGTAAAGTCGGCGATGGCGGACTCGTTCGCTTAGTGTCTCCATTCGGGGCCGTTAAATTAAAAGCCCTGATCACAGACCGTGTAAAAAAAAATGAGCTATTTTTACCGATGAACTCAGTCGATAAAGACTCTGCCATCAACTTCCTGACTGGTCCCATCTATGATCAACGCACAAGCACGCCTGCTTACAAACAGACGATGGTCCGCATGGAAGTATTAAGCGCAAGCGGAGACATCCCATTACCGGGTACCAATCCACGGAACAAAAAACGTCATCCTCAAAATGGTGTCGAGGTTGAACGTAAGTGGGCCCGTCCAGGGTATGTTCACTTAACGGATAAATAA
- a CDS encoding DUF2294 domain-containing protein, with protein MSKVIHEFNDMIRKLRKELFGKGPERIHTVFVENMAVSTLYGNLTPTEMFISRSEEGRDMVHSARTKMVQDVYSESPPDGMEELVGAKLVHLFSDIKIKENIAISVFVFDKDIADKLNGH; from the coding sequence GTGTCAAAGGTTATCCATGAATTCAATGATATGATTCGTAAGCTGCGCAAGGAACTATTCGGTAAAGGACCAGAACGCATACACACGGTTTTCGTGGAGAATATGGCCGTTTCTACGTTATATGGGAATTTGACTCCTACGGAAATGTTCATATCAAGATCGGAGGAAGGAAGGGACATGGTCCATTCTGCACGTACCAAAATGGTACAGGATGTGTATTCGGAGAGTCCTCCAGATGGAATGGAAGAACTGGTTGGGGCTAAACTGGTCCATTTGTTTTCAGATATCAAAATCAAGGAGAACATAGCGATTTCCGTATTCGTATTTGATAAGGATATAGCGGACAAACTCAACGGGCATTGA